Genomic segment of Aliiroseovarius sp. M344:
CGCCGGGTCTGGAACCCGTCTTGGCCGAAGAAGCCCGCGCCGCAGGGTTTTCGACACCAACGGCCAGCCCCGGCGGCGTCACGACGCGCGGCGGCTGGGACGAGGTTTGGCGGGCCAACCTGACCCTGCGCGGGGCCACCCGTGTGTTGGTGCGCTTGGGCAGTTTTCGGGCGTTTCATCTGGCACAGCTGGACAAACGCGCCCGCAAGTTTCCATGGGGGGACTTCCTGCGCAAAGATATGCCTGTGCGGGTCGAAGCCGTGTGCAAACGGTCGAAGATTTATCACCACAAAGCCGCCGCCGAGCGGGTCGAAAAGGCCATCGCACTGGAACTTGGTGCGACCATCTCGAAAGAGGCCGCCCTGGTTTTGAAAGTGCGGATCGACGACAATCTTGTGACGATCAGTCTGGATACGTCGGGCGAAAGCCTGCACAAGCGCGGCTACAAGACGGCCACGGGTAAGGCGCCGATGCGCGAAACGCTCGCGGCACTTTTTCTGAAGGCGGCAGGCTATGACGGTCAAGACCCCGTGCTGGACCCGATGTGTGGATCGGGCACATTCGTGATCGAAGCCGCTGAAATGGCCGTAGGGCTTCTGCCCGGACGTGCGCGCCGCTTTGCGTTTGAGAGTTTGGCGAGCTTTGACCCCGACGCTTTCGCAGCGATGAAAGCAACAACGGGTGTAGAGGTTCCGTCAGACCGACCCCGGTTCTTTGGATCTGACCGAAACGCAGGCGCAATCGCCAACAGCCAGCAAAACGCCGAAGCGGCTGGCATTGCGTCGCTGACCCAATTCACTGAAGGGTCGATCAGCGACCTTCAACGCCCAGATGCGCCCGCTGGTCTGGTCATCGTGAACCCGCCTTATGGGGGACGGATTGGCAACAAGAAGCTGCTGTTCGCGCTATATGGAACGCTGGGCAAGGTGTTGTTGGAGCGGTTCTCGGGGTGGCGCGTCGGGATCATCACCAGCGACGGTGGATTGGCTAAGGCGACAGGCCTGCCCTTCTTGCCGCCGGGGCCGCCGATCGATCATGGCGGCACCAAAGTGAAGCTTTATCAGACCGCTAAACTGCCATAACGCAAAAGAAAAAGGCCGGACGCTTCGCCCGGCCTTTGTTGACCATGTGGGTAGGATCAAAGACCCCATTTGGCGGCGGTTTCCGTAAAGAACCCTTGTTCTTTCTTCACCTTCACCCAGCTGTTTACATAATTGATCCAAACCTGATCGGCTTGCGGCAACAACATCGCAATCGGGGTCGGCGCGCGCGGAGCATCCACCGAGACAGCAGTCACTTGCGGGAATTTCTCGGTCAGTGTCGCGCCTTCGATATTCGACGTTATGAACACATCGGCACGTCCTGCCAGCACTTCCTGATAGCCGCGTGCGGGCGCTTCGACCACTTTGATATCGGCATCCGGGAACCAGTCGCGGACCATCTTCTCAAACGATGTTCCAAGGGTCGTTGCGACTTTCACGTCGGGTTTATTGATCGCATCCCAGCCATCATAGTTCGCAACCTTGTCTGAGGTCGTAAAGGGCAGGATCTGAACCGAGATATACGGCTCTGAATACCCCGCCACTTTCATTCGCGACGGCGAGATGGAGGCAGAGCCCGTCATGTGATACTTGCCAGCCACAATCCCGTTCACCAGCGTTTTCCAGTCGGTCGGGACGAACTCAAGCTCGACTTCGAGGTCTTTGGCCAATTCGGTCATAATGTCGATATCAAAGCCACGATAGCCGTCGGTCGCCGGGTCCTTCATCGACATCGGGTTCCAGTCGCCCGTCGTGCCCACTTTCAGGACGCCACCCGAAAGAATATCATTCAGGGCCGATTGGGCCTGCGCCCCGCCTGCCAGCATCGTCATCGCCAGCAGCCCGGCCCCCAGAGTTCTCAGAAAGTTCATCGCGCGGTGTCCTTTTGGTGGTTATAAATTTCTCAGTTTATCCATATACCATACGTTTAGCGGCGGCACTTGGACTTGCCGCTCACAATCAGTTGAACAGATCGCGGGCGAAAGAACAAGTGAAGAACATTGATCAGACCAAGCCCGCGATCACGATGGACGCCGTCAGCAAGTGGTATGATGATTTTCAGGTGTTGCGGGATATCTCGCTGACCGTTGACCATGGTGAGAAGCTTGTGATCTGTGGACCATCCGGGTCTGGAAAATCCACGGTTGTCCGCCTGCTAGCGGGACTGGAGACACACCAAAAAGGCTCTATCCGTGTCTATAATCAGCCCGTCGATGCCCAAGGGCGGGGCGATATTGGAATGGTTTTTCAACAGTTTAATCTATTCCCGCACCTTAGCGTTCTGGACAATCTGACGCTTGGCCCGATGCGCGCCCTCGGTCTTTCGCGAAGCGACGCCCGCGACCGTGCCATGGGGTATTTGGAACGGGTGCGTATCCCCGAACAGGCGGATAAGCGACCCGGTCAACTGTCGGGCGGGCAACAACAGCGCGTCGCCATCGCCCGGTCGCTGTGCATGGAACCCAAACTGATGCTGTTTGACGAACCGACATCGGCGCTGGACCCGGAAATGATCGCCGAGGTGCTGGACGTGATGGAGGATCTGGCTCGCGACGGCATGACGATGATCTGCGTGACCCATGAAATGGGCTTTGCCCGTCGCGTGGCGGACCGCATCGCCTTTATGGACGCTGGCGAGGTTGTCGAGATTGGCACGCCAGAGGCTGTGTTTACGGCCCCGAAGTCGACCCGTTTTGCCCAGTTCCTTGACAAAATTCTGAAGCATTAAAGGGTGTGACGATGACCAATTTCCGCCTCTCCCTTGCGCTCTTTTCCCTGTGTGCACTGGCAGCCTGTTCGGCCCCGCCAGGCACGTGGGGCTGGTATGTGATTGACCCGTCCACACAGGCCGGTTGGACCAATGTGAAATTCCTGTTGCGTGGGTTTTCATCAACCATCCAAATCTCGGTGTTGGCGGCAATTGCGTCGATCATCATCGGTCTGCTTGTCGCCCTGCCCGCTTTTGCCAAAAGCCGCTGGTTGCGCCTGCCCAACCGTATCTATGTCGAATTCATCCGCGCGATTCCCCTGCTGCCAATGCTGTTTTGGGTGTTCTATGGCTTGCCGGTCGTCTTGCGTTCGATGGGTATCAGTTTGAACATCGACCCGTTCTGGGGCGCGGTGATCACTCTGGCGCTGTCCGACAGCGCCTTCACTGCCGAGATTTTCCGGTCAGGTATTCAAGCTGTCCCGCGTGGGCAGGCCGAGGCCGCCCAGACCATCGGTCTGACCCGCGCGCAGGCGATGCGCTATGTCATCCTGCCACAAGCGGTGCGGCGCATCTTGCCGCCACTGGCCAACCAATTCATCTATATTGTGAAAATGTCCGCCTTCGCGTCCGTGATCGGGATGGAGGAATTGACCCGTCGCGCCAACGAACTGGTCGTCACCGAATACAGGCCGCTGGAAATCTATACGCTGCTGATCCTTGAGTATCTGGTGCTGGTCCTGATCATCTCAGCCGGGGTGCGGTGGCTGGAACGCAAGATGAATGCGGATGAAAGCCGATAAGCGACCAACGGGTCGCTAGTTCAGGTCTTCCAACAGGCGCTTGTGTTTCTTGGCTTCGGCAATCGCGCCAGCCAACGTTTCAACCCCGCGCGAATGCAGCATAGCTAGCATTTTGCACAGAACTTCGGCTGTGGCGTGCGCGTCCCCCAAGGCGGTGTGCCGCAGTTCTGGCGGGATGGTCACGCCCAACCGGTCACATAACGCATCCAGCGTGTGAACCTCGGTGGTGCCAAACAACACCGCCGACAGCAGCACCGTATCTAGGATGGGATTGGTCCAATCAACGCCACAGGCTTCGGCATGGCGGCGCAGAAACGCCATGTCGAACGGTGCGTTATGCGCCACCAGTACCGAACCGCGTGCGAAATTATGCAGGTGTTTTCCAGCCACCTTGATTGTCGGTTGACCGGTCACCATGGCATCGCTGACGCCATGCACTTTGGTAGACGCAGGCGGGATTTTCATCTCCGGGTCAACCAGTTGATTGATCGTCTCGCCGGGAACAATTTTTTCTTTCACCACCCGCACTGCGCCAATCTGTACCACCTCGTCCTTATGCGGCAAAAGACCGGTCGTCTCGGTGTCGAACACGACGTATGTCAGGTCTTTCAGGCGCATATCCATGAGGTTTTCGGTGGCCTGCCCCTCCATCAAATCGAAATCGAAGACCACAGGTCGGCTTTGGTCGGGGGCAATGTTGGCGTGCGCCTCGTCGATGATCACAAGATAGCCTTCACCAGGACCGAGCGGTTTCAGGCGGGCGTCAAACTCCAACCCGTTTGCAGCGGCGAGATCGGTGAAGCTCTGCTCAAGCCCCGACGAGACCATCTTTTCATAGGCCGCAAGGAACGGGCCTTTTTGAAAATAGTCAAAGATTGAGGCATTCAAACGCGCCGGGCAGACCTGCGACAGCACCCCTGCCGCCTGCGTATCATAAAGCACGATCTGGTGGGCCGGGTTGACCAACACCATCGCGACCGGGATCTCGGATAATAGCGCCGTCAGCCGGGCCTTGTCTGCGGTTAACCGCGCCGTCTCAGAGGCCACGATGCTGGCCTGATCCATGGTCGATCTCATCAACTGTTCCGAGACCGCTTCCGCCGCCGGGGCAAGATCGCCAAGATAACGCGCGGCGTGTTTATCAACGCCGCCCGTGCCGGCATGGGCCCGGGTCCTTAGCCCGCTGGCCAACCGTTCGATCGGGCGGGCTACATTTTCATCAAACAAGAACCAGACCCCAGCACAAAGCGCCATTAGTCCGAAACCAGACAGAACGGCTGCAAACACAAAACCGGACTCGATGCCCGCGCTGCTGGCGCGCGCATAGCCGATCAACAATGCCGCCATCACCAAACCCACCCCGGAAACAGCCAACAGCACGAAAAACAGAAAAATTCGCAGGCGTAACGACAGGGTGGTCAGGATTTTCATGATGTCACCTCAAGTTTGCAGATCGCAGAAAGGATGGGGTCATCGGCGGGCACCTTTACCCAGTCGATGCCCGAGATCTCGCCCGAGGTGTCAAGCTCTACCGCGTCGATCAGGGGCGCGCGCTTGCCCGCGGCACAATCGCCAAGAACAACCATCTTCTCTGGCGCGGACCAACGCCCCATGAACAGCAGTTCGACCATGCGCAGATCGGGCTGAGCCTGATGGGTGCGCAAGGACTGCTCATCAAGGGCGGCGAAACGCTCCACAAATGGCACGGCATAGGTCCAGGGGCGATACATCGAGTTGTTCTCGACCTCCATCACTACGGTCATGCCTTCGGGCAAAATATTCTTCGTTCGGTCATACCAAGCATATTCATTGGCAACGGTCGTGCTAACCATCGCAAGTGCCGCACCAACCGGCATCGCCCATTTAGGTAGCCTTCCACCGGATATCTTGTTCAAAATCAGAACAATACCAGCCCCGGCAAAGGCTGAAACCAAAGTGGCGACCATCTCGTAAAACATTCAGTTTCCTTCCCTTGCGCGCGCGGGCCATTAGCCCAGCATGCCACGCCCGTGCCCAATGGCACTTTGCATTGACTTCACCACAACAAACGCGTCGCGCAGGTGGCTTCGTTCGAATTCAGACAGATCGGACGGCGGCAGATAATTGTCAGGTGCCAGACCAGCTTTCACTTGCTCGGCCTGATGTTCAAGACGCGTTTCCGCAATAAGGTCATAGGCGTCCAGCAGGTCTTGCCCGCCAGACCGGCTCAGCCCGCCAGCATGAATCGCGGCAACAAGCCGCGCCCGCGTATTCACTTCGCTGAGTTTCCCCTGCAACGCATAGACGCGGCCCATATCAACGATTGGCACGACGCCGTTGTGTTTCATATCCAGATGGTTCTTGTGCTCGCCTGACCTGATGGTCGCAAAGCCCCGCAGCAGCCCCAGCGGCGGCGTGTGCTTCAGGCCGTTTGACACCATATGTGCCACGAAAATTGAGTTCTTGGCGGCCAGCGCAAGCGTGTCGGTCTGCAGGTTTCCAAACAACCGCGCATCCCCCGCGATGGCGCGCAGGTCGAACATGACCGAAGCCAGCATCTGCGCTTCAGGCACGGGCTTGGCGATCCAGCCGTCGAAATATTTGCGCCACACCGAAACCGGCTGGCACCAGCGCGGGTTCGTGGCCATCATATCGCCGGGGCAATAGACATAGCCGCACACATCCAGACCGTCGCAGACGAATTTGGCCAGCTTGGCAAAGTATCCTTCCCGGTCTTCGTCCGTTACGTCGTCGGACAGGATCAGGCAATTATCCTGATCTGACACGCCGGTCTGTTCCTGCCGACCCTGACTGCCACAGGCGAGCCAGAGATAGGGCACCGGGGCTGGTCCGAGCTTCTCTTCTGCCAGCGCGACAAGTCGACGGGTCGCTGTATCTGCGATGTCGGTGATCAAACGGGTCACCACCTGATGCGGGCTGCCACCCGCCACAAGTTGCACCAGAAGTTGCGGGATGCGCGCAGTCACCGCACGCATTTCCTGCGCGTCAGCAGCTTGCGCAATCTCGCGCACCAGTTCTGCCGAGCTGACGGCCTGAAACCGGGTCAGGTCCGTCTGACTGACGATGCCGACCAACCTGTCGCCTTCGACGATGGGCACATGGCCAATGCGTTTTTCCATCATCACATGCAACACGTCCGACCCGATGGCAGACGGCGCAAGCGTGATGGGGTTGGGGGTCATCACCTCCGCGACCGGTGTGTCGACCGACAATGCAGCGGCCAGAACTTTACCCGACATATCACGCGTGGTCAGAATGCCGACCAGTGTGTCGCCTTCCGTCATGCACAGCGAAGACACTCGATGATCACGCATCAGGATCGCGGCGTCGCGTACTGTAGTGTCCGGCGCACAGGTGATCGGCTTGCGCGCCATAAAGGTATCAACCTGCGTCGTCGCAAGGCTTTGCTGCTTCTGTTTGCTGGGCTTGTCTGCGCGCGAGCGGTCAAAGAACCGGCGCACCGGGTCATGCTCGGCGACCAAGGCGCGGAAGGCCTTGGCGGGCAGGATCAACAGCATGGCATCCGTCGTTGCGCGGGCCGATGTGACGGCATTGCCGCTCCGCAACAGCCCGCGCTCTCCGAATGAATTGCGAACGCCCAATTGGCTGACGGTGACCTCGTTTTCGTCTGTGACCTCGACCTCGCCTGCGTGAATGATGAAGATACCAGGCAGTTTGGTGCCCAGCGCATAAATGACGTCGCCCGCTGAGACAGCGCGCGGTTCGATCTGCGCCGAAAGCGCAGCAAGCGTATCTTGCCCCAACACGTCATAAGGGTGGACGGATTGCAGAAAGCGGAGGATTTGATCCTGGGTCAACGGCATTCAATTGCGCCTTTGCTGAAAAGAAATGTCCCGCCCGGTTTGCACCGGACGGGACAGAATTGGAAGGGGGCGGGGCGTCGCACGGACCACCCGCCCAAGCCTTTTACTTGCTCTGTGCCGCACCGGCGCCGCGAGGAACGCGAACCGATTCAACCAGCTCCTGAATATGCGCAGGCGTTGGCTTGGTCATACCCGACACAACATAGGCAACTGCGAAGTTGATCGCAGCACCGATCGCGCCGAACGAAGTCGACTTGACCGTGCCCAGCAGCGGATCAGCATCCGTGAAGCTGTTGGTGTCAGGGATGAAGAACCAACCCTTGTGCAGGAAGATGTAGATCAGCGTAACGGTCAGACCCGCCAGCATACCCGCGACCGCACCGGTGTTGTTCACCTTGGTCGAGAAGATCCCCATCATCAGTGCCGGGAAGATCGACGCAGCAGCCAGACCGAAGGCCAAGGCCACCGTTTGCGCCGCAAAGCCTGGAGGATTTAGACCCAGATAGGTAGCCACTGCGATCGCCACGGCCATTGCGACACGTGCCGACATCAGCTCGCCTTTTTCCGAGATCTGCGGGTTAAGGGCACCTTTGATCAAGTCGTGGGATACAGCCGACGAGATCGCCAAAAGCAGACCAGCAGCGGTAGACAGCGCGGCGGCAAGACCACCAGCAGCGACCAGACCGATCACCCAACCAGGCAGGTTGGCAATCTCGGGGTTGGCAAGAACCAGGATGTCACGGTTGAAGTTGGTCAGCTCGTTTCCGGCCCAACCTTTTTCTGCCGCGATGGCCTGAAGATCGGCGTTGCCATCGTTATAGTACTGGATCGCACCGTCGCCGTTCTTGTCTTCCCAGCCCAGAAGGCCAGTTTTCTGCCATGTGGCCATCCAGTCGTAACGCTCGTCGTTTTCGATCTGTTCGACCGTCACAGCGCCACCGTCGATGCCGCCATTGGGCCACATCATTTCCGAGATGTTCAAACGTGCCATGGCACCAACAGCAGGAGCTGTAAGATACAGCAGCGCGATGAACACCAGCGCCCAGCCAGCAGACCAACGTGCGTCAGACACTTTGGGAACGGTGAAGAAGCGCATGATCACGTGCGGCAGACCAGCCGTACCGATCATCAGCGACAGGGTGAACAGCACCATGTTGAACGTGTCTGCATGGTGTGCTGTATACTCGTTGAAGCCCAGCTCGCGCACAATCGCGTCCAGTTTGGCCAATAGAGGCTCACCAGAAGCAGCGTGATCACCGAACAAGCCAAGGGCCGGGATCGGGTTGCCAGTCAGCTGCAGCGAGATGAAGATGGCCGGAATCGTATAGGCCATGATCAACACGACATACTGAGCCACCTGTGTATAGGTCACGCCCTTCATGCCGCCGAAAACGGCGTATGCAAACACAACCGCCGCACCAATCAGAAGGCCGGTGGTGTTGTCCACTTCAAGGAAGCGACCAAACGCAACGCCAACACCGGTCATCTGACCGATAACATAAGTGGTCGAGGCAACGATCAGACAGACAACGGCCACGATACGGGCAGTTTGGCTGTAGAAGCGATCACCGATGAATTCCGACACGGTGTATTTACCGAACTTACGCAGATAAGGCGCAAGCAGCAGGGCCAGCAAAACATAGCCGCCGGTCCAACCCATCAGGAAGGTCGAATTGTCGTAGCCGGTGAAGGCGATAAGGCCCGCCATCGAAATGAACGAAGCCGCTGACATCCAGTCAGCTGCCGTCGCCATACCGTTGGTGACCGGGTGAACACCACGCCCAGCGGCGTAGAATTCTGATGTCGAGCCCGCACGGGCCCAAATAGCAATGCCGATGTACAGCGCGAAGCTCGCGCCAACAAACAGCAGGTTGATCGTAAACTGATCCATGTGTCTCTCCCTTACTCTTCGTCGACGCCGTGTTCACGGTCGAGCTTGTTCATGCGCCAGGCATAGTTGAAAATCAGAATCAGGAAGACGATGATCGACCCCTGCTGAGCAAACCAGAAGCCCAGATCCGTTCCGCCTACGGCAATGCCTGACAGCATTGGGCGCAGCAGGATGCCGAACCCGAATGATACGAGAGCCCAGATAACCAGGCTGATCAAAATGATGCGCACATTGGCTGACCAATATGCTGAGTTGGATGAGTTTTCGGCCATGAAGCCACCTCCCTAACGTTCCACTGACAGGGCGCTCATGCGACCCCGCCTGTCCCTTTCTTATGCAATCGCGTCCTCAACGAGTGCATTAAGATTGCCTGCGATCTCGTCGATGCCCAGCATCGCGTCGACCGTTTTCAGGCTGCCCTTGCCTTTGTAGTAAGCAATGAGCGGTGCCGTTTGTTCGTGATAAGCCACAAGGCGGCTTCCCACGGTTTCGGCGTTATCGTCGGCCCGGCGTTTCATGTCCGTGCCGCCGCATTTGTCGCAAACCCCTGATTGCAGGGGCTGCTTAAACTCGTCGTGATATCCTTCACCGCAACTGCCGCAGGTATAGCGACCCGATATCCGGGTCACCATGGCGGCGTCGTCAACCTCAAGGCTGATTGCGGCGTTGATCTTCTGTCCGCTTTCGGCCAGCAACGCGTCCAAGGCCTCTGCCTGCACGGTTGTGCGCGGGAACCCGTCAAGGATCACCCCCTTAGCACAGTCCGCATCCGCCAAACGATCGCGTAAAATGGCGATGACGATCTCGTCCGAGACAAGATCGCCGGCTTCCATCACCGCCTTCGCGGCTTT
This window contains:
- a CDS encoding class I SAM-dependent RNA methyltransferase, whose translation is MTSTDSFEIFLVAPPGLEPVLAEEARAAGFSTPTASPGGVTTRGGWDEVWRANLTLRGATRVLVRLGSFRAFHLAQLDKRARKFPWGDFLRKDMPVRVEAVCKRSKIYHHKAAAERVEKAIALELGATISKEAALVLKVRIDDNLVTISLDTSGESLHKRGYKTATGKAPMRETLAALFLKAAGYDGQDPVLDPMCGSGTFVIEAAEMAVGLLPGRARRFAFESLASFDPDAFAAMKATTGVEVPSDRPRFFGSDRNAGAIANSQQNAEAAGIASLTQFTEGSISDLQRPDAPAGLVIVNPPYGGRIGNKKLLFALYGTLGKVLLERFSGWRVGIITSDGGLAKATGLPFLPPGPPIDHGGTKVKLYQTAKLP
- a CDS encoding transporter substrate-binding domain-containing protein: MNFLRTLGAGLLAMTMLAGGAQAQSALNDILSGGVLKVGTTGDWNPMSMKDPATDGYRGFDIDIMTELAKDLEVELEFVPTDWKTLVNGIVAGKYHMTGSASISPSRMKVAGYSEPYISVQILPFTTSDKVANYDGWDAINKPDVKVATTLGTSFEKMVRDWFPDADIKVVEAPARGYQEVLAGRADVFITSNIEGATLTEKFPQVTAVSVDAPRAPTPIAMLLPQADQVWINYVNSWVKVKKEQGFFTETAAKWGL
- a CDS encoding amino acid ABC transporter ATP-binding protein yields the protein MDAVSKWYDDFQVLRDISLTVDHGEKLVICGPSGSGKSTVVRLLAGLETHQKGSIRVYNQPVDAQGRGDIGMVFQQFNLFPHLSVLDNLTLGPMRALGLSRSDARDRAMGYLERVRIPEQADKRPGQLSGGQQQRVAIARSLCMEPKLMLFDEPTSALDPEMIAEVLDVMEDLARDGMTMICVTHEMGFARRVADRIAFMDAGEVVEIGTPEAVFTAPKSTRFAQFLDKILKH
- a CDS encoding amino acid ABC transporter permease, whose product is MTNFRLSLALFSLCALAACSAPPGTWGWYVIDPSTQAGWTNVKFLLRGFSSTIQISVLAAIASIIIGLLVALPAFAKSRWLRLPNRIYVEFIRAIPLLPMLFWVFYGLPVVLRSMGISLNIDPFWGAVITLALSDSAFTAEIFRSGIQAVPRGQAEAAQTIGLTRAQAMRYVILPQAVRRILPPLANQFIYIVKMSAFASVIGMEELTRRANELVVTEYRPLEIYTLLILEYLVLVLIISAGVRWLERKMNADESR
- a CDS encoding 3'-5' exonuclease produces the protein MKILTTLSLRLRIFLFFVLLAVSGVGLVMAALLIGYARASSAGIESGFVFAAVLSGFGLMALCAGVWFLFDENVARPIERLASGLRTRAHAGTGGVDKHAARYLGDLAPAAEAVSEQLMRSTMDQASIVASETARLTADKARLTALLSEIPVAMVLVNPAHQIVLYDTQAAGVLSQVCPARLNASIFDYFQKGPFLAAYEKMVSSGLEQSFTDLAAANGLEFDARLKPLGPGEGYLVIIDEAHANIAPDQSRPVVFDFDLMEGQATENLMDMRLKDLTYVVFDTETTGLLPHKDEVVQIGAVRVVKEKIVPGETINQLVDPEMKIPPASTKVHGVSDAMVTGQPTIKVAGKHLHNFARGSVLVAHNAPFDMAFLRRHAEACGVDWTNPILDTVLLSAVLFGTTEVHTLDALCDRLGVTIPPELRHTALGDAHATAEVLCKMLAMLHSRGVETLAGAIAEAKKHKRLLEDLN
- a CDS encoding DUF294 nucleotidyltransferase-like domain-containing protein encodes the protein MPLTQDQILRFLQSVHPYDVLGQDTLAALSAQIEPRAVSAGDVIYALGTKLPGIFIIHAGEVEVTDENEVTVSQLGVRNSFGERGLLRSGNAVTSARATTDAMLLILPAKAFRALVAEHDPVRRFFDRSRADKPSKQKQQSLATTQVDTFMARKPITCAPDTTVRDAAILMRDHRVSSLCMTEGDTLVGILTTRDMSGKVLAAALSVDTPVAEVMTPNPITLAPSAIGSDVLHVMMEKRIGHVPIVEGDRLVGIVSQTDLTRFQAVSSAELVREIAQAADAQEMRAVTARIPQLLVQLVAGGSPHQVVTRLITDIADTATRRLVALAEEKLGPAPVPYLWLACGSQGRQEQTGVSDQDNCLILSDDVTDEDREGYFAKLAKFVCDGLDVCGYVYCPGDMMATNPRWCQPVSVWRKYFDGWIAKPVPEAQMLASVMFDLRAIAGDARLFGNLQTDTLALAAKNSIFVAHMVSNGLKHTPPLGLLRGFATIRSGEHKNHLDMKHNGVVPIVDMGRVYALQGKLSEVNTRARLVAAIHAGGLSRSGGQDLLDAYDLIAETRLEHQAEQVKAGLAPDNYLPPSDLSEFERSHLRDAFVVVKSMQSAIGHGRGMLG
- a CDS encoding sodium:solute symporter family protein; amino-acid sequence: MDQFTINLLFVGASFALYIGIAIWARAGSTSEFYAAGRGVHPVTNGMATAADWMSAASFISMAGLIAFTGYDNSTFLMGWTGGYVLLALLLAPYLRKFGKYTVSEFIGDRFYSQTARIVAVVCLIVASTTYVIGQMTGVGVAFGRFLEVDNTTGLLIGAAVVFAYAVFGGMKGVTYTQVAQYVVLIMAYTIPAIFISLQLTGNPIPALGLFGDHAASGEPLLAKLDAIVRELGFNEYTAHHADTFNMVLFTLSLMIGTAGLPHVIMRFFTVPKVSDARWSAGWALVFIALLYLTAPAVGAMARLNISEMMWPNGGIDGGAVTVEQIENDERYDWMATWQKTGLLGWEDKNGDGAIQYYNDGNADLQAIAAEKGWAGNELTNFNRDILVLANPEIANLPGWVIGLVAAGGLAAALSTAAGLLLAISSAVSHDLIKGALNPQISEKGELMSARVAMAVAIAVATYLGLNPPGFAAQTVALAFGLAAASIFPALMMGIFSTKVNNTGAVAGMLAGLTVTLIYIFLHKGWFFIPDTNSFTDADPLLGTVKSTSFGAIGAAINFAVAYVVSGMTKPTPAHIQELVESVRVPRGAGAAQSK
- a CDS encoding DUF4212 domain-containing protein codes for the protein MAENSSNSAYWSANVRIILISLVIWALVSFGFGILLRPMLSGIAVGGTDLGFWFAQQGSIIVFLILIFNYAWRMNKLDREHGVDEE
- a CDS encoding adenylate kinase; protein product: MDAATKTGAPVLILLGPPGAGKGTQARMLEEKFGLVQLSTGDLLRAAVAAGTEAGKAAKAVMEAGDLVSDEIVIAILRDRLADADCAKGVILDGFPRTTVQAEALDALLAESGQKINAAISLEVDDAAMVTRISGRYTCGSCGEGYHDEFKQPLQSGVCDKCGGTDMKRRADDNAETVGSRLVAYHEQTAPLIAYYKGKGSLKTVDAMLGIDEIAGNLNALVEDAIA